In Mangifera indica cultivar Alphonso chromosome 1, CATAS_Mindica_2.1, whole genome shotgun sequence, a single genomic region encodes these proteins:
- the LOC123212707 gene encoding uncharacterized protein At4g19900-like, whose amino-acid sequence MLNWKAAKSPICFVISFAAIAFVIYTRGFSFYDSANHVDITACQIYTASHNAGDVSEAPEKSKANTTASRPLLNKQAIKEEEEESEKPDPMIPPPNLRGEEKRKWIQRTVPELEILKSNDSGREFNGRVQEFFNQQCTIQFFMVWLSPAGKFGSREFLSADSLLKSNPQACLMILSKFLDTKRGYKILKPFLDRGLKVIAVTPDVPFLVKNTPAEAWLEDVKNGKLDPGIVSFTIHLSDLIRMAVLYKYGGVYLDTDFIVLKNFEGLRNAVGVQITDEASQDWKSVNNALQIFDIWHPMLFQFIKEYATNFNPNIWGENGPYLLSRVIKRLDAGRSPVYNISVLPRKAFYPIDWLHISRLYKKPATEEESKWAEDTVAELSRESYAIHLWNQISRPLVIEEGSVIDRLIASHCLICQKVS is encoded by the coding sequence ATGTTGAACTGGAAAGCTGCCAAATCGCCAATCTGCTTTGTTATTTCATTTGCTGCCATAGCTTTTGTAATCTACACAAGGGGCTTCAGCTTTTATGATTCTGCCAACCATGTCGATATTACAGCTTGTCAGATTTACACAGCTTCCCATAATGCAGGTGATGTCTCTGAAGCACCAGAAAAGAGTAAAGCAAACACCACGGCGTCCAGGCCATTGCTTAACAAGCAAgcaattaaagaagaagaagaagaaagtgagaagCCCGATCCTATGATTCCTCCTCCCAATTTGAGAGGAGAAGAGAAAAGGAAATGGATCCAGAGAACAGTCCCGGAACTTGAAATTCTTAAATCAAACGATTCGGGTCGGGAATTCAACGGTCGTGTTCAGGAATTTTTTAACCAACAGTGTACAATTCAATTCTTCATGGTTTGGCTTTCTCCAGCAGGGAAGTTTGGATCCAGAGAATTTTTGAGCGCAGACTCTCTGTTAAAGTCCAACCCTCAAGCATGCTTGatgattttatcaaaattcCTGGACACAAAGCGCGGTTACAAAATCTTGAAACCATTCCTTGATCGCGGGCTTAAAGTTATTGCAGTCACACCTGATGTGCCTTTTTTGGTCAAGAACACGCCAGCTGAAGCTTGGCTTGAAGACGTAAAGAACGGAAAATTGGATCCTGGTATTGTTTCTTTTACCATTCATCTTTCTGATCTGATTCGGATGGCTGTATTATACAAGTATGGGGGAGTTTACTTGGATACAGATTtcatagttttgaaaaatttcgAAGGCTTGAGGAATGCGGTTGGTGTTCAAATTACAGACGAAGCCTCTCAGGATTGGAAGTCAGTGAACAATGCATTACAGATCTTTGACATTTGGCATCCAATGTTATTCCAATTCATAAAGGAATACGCCACAAATTTTAATCCGAACATTTGGGGGGAAAATGGACCGTACCTGCTTTCTAGAGTTATTAAGAGACTAGACGCAGGACGCTCACCGGTCTACAACATTAGTGTTTTGCCCAGAAAGGCCTTTTATCCAATAGATTGGCTACATATATCAAGGCTGTATAAGAAGCCCGCGACGGAAGAAGAATCAAAATGGGCAGAAGATACGGTGGCTGAGTTAAGCAGAGAGAGCTATGCCATACACTTGTGGAACCAAATATCAAGACCATTAGTGATTGAAGAGGGAAGTGTTATAGATAGATTAATTGCATCTCACtgtttgatttgtcaaaaaGTGTCATAA